One Cystobacter ferrugineus genomic window, TGCGCATGCGTGGATCCGTGGCGTACTCCCGGTACATGTAGTCCCGGTCCTCGTCCGTCACCATCTCCAGCGTGAGCTCGTCGTGGTTGCGCAGGAAGATGGCCCACTGACAGTTCTCGGGGATGTCCGGCGTCTGCTGGAGGATTTCCACGATGGGCGTGCGGTCCTCGCGGCGCACCGCCATGAACAGGCGGGGCATCACGGGGAAGTGGAAGCCCATGTGGAACTCGTCGCCCTCGCCGAAGTAGACGCGCACGTCGGCGGGCCACTGGTTGGCCTCGGCCAGCAGCATCTTGTCCGGGTACTCCGAGTCGATCGTCTTGCGCAGCTTCTTGAGGAAGGCGTGCGTCTCCGGGAGGTTCTCGCAGTTGGTGCCCTCGCGCTCGAACAGGTAGGGCACGGCGTCGCAGCGGAAGCCGTCCACGCCCATGTTCAGCCAGAAGCGCATGACATCCAGCATGGCCTCCTGGACCTCGGGGTTGTCGTAGTTGAGGTCCGGCTGGTGGCTGAAGAAGCGGTGCCAGAAGTACTGCTTGGCCACCGGATCCCACGTCCAGTTGGAGCGCTCGGTGTCCAGGAAGATGATGCGCGCGCCCTTGTACTTGTCGTCCGTGTCGCTCCAGACGTAGTAGTCGCGCTTGGGGCTCTTGGGATCCCTGCGCGCTTCCTGGAACCAGGCGTGCTGGTCGCTCGTGTGGTTGACGACGAGCTCGCTGATGATGCGGATGTCGCGCTTGTGCGCCTCGTCGATGAGGCGCTGGAAGTCCGCGAGCGTGCCGTAGTCCGGGTGCACCGCGTAGAAGTCCGCGATGTCGTAGCCGTCATCCCTCAGGGGCGAGGGGTAGTGCGGCAGGAGCCACAGGCAGGTGACGCCCAGGTCCTGCAGGTAGGGCAGCTTCTCGATGAGCCCGGGGATGTCCCCGTGTCCGTCGCCATTGGAGTCATGGAAGGCGCGGATGTGGAGCTCGTAGATGACGGCTTTCTTAAACCAGAGCGGGTCCGTCTGGGTCATGGGTGGGGAGCCTTGGCCTTATTCGTAGTAGTCGAACGCTTGCTCACTGCGGCGGAAGCGGTAGATGGCCCAGATCGACGCGGGCTGCTCGGGCGTGAGCCGCACGTGCGCCGTGGGTCCTTGCCACAAGCCGCGCGTATCCGTCATCAACTCATGCACCTGGTAGGTCTCGTCGGGGGCGATCCCCAACTCCTCCAGGGGCACGTGCAGCACGGAGTCCTGGGCGTTGTAGGGATCGAAGCTCACCGCCACCAGCACCTGGCTCGAGCCGTCCGGGGTGCGCTTGAGATAAGCCATCACCTGCTCGTTCTCCGAGGGGAAGAAGCGCAGGTTGTCGTAGAGCTGGAAGGCGCGGTGGCGCTGGCGGATGCCATTGAGCCGGGAGATGTAGTCGCGGATGTTGCCGGGCTCGTCCGGGTTCCAGGCCTTGAGCTGGTACTTCTCCGAGTCGAGGTACTCCTCCTTGCCCGGCGCCACGGGGGTGCCGTCACAGAACTCGTAGCCGCAGTACATGCCCCAGACGCTGGAGAGCGTGGCGGCCATGGCGGCGCGCAGCCGGAAGCCCGCGGGACCGCTCCTCTGGAGGAACTCGGGGAGGATGTCCGGCGTGTTGGGCCAGAGGTTGCCGCGCATGTAGTCGGACACGGGCGGGCGGGTGATCTCCTCCAGGTACTCCTCCATCTCCTGCTTGAAGTTGCGCCAGGTGAAGTAGGTGTACGACTGCTGGAAGCCGAGCTTGGCCAGGGCCTTCATCACCTTGGGACGGGTGAACGCCTCGGCGAGGAAGATGATGTCGGGGCGCTCGGTCTGGACCTCGCGGATCATCCACGCCCAGAACTGCATGGGCTTGGTGTGCGGGTTGTCCACGCGGAAGATGCGCACGCCCAGGTTCACCCAGTGCATGACGACGGACTTGAGCTCGGGCCACAGCGTGTCGCGCGCGGGGCCGAGCCAGTCGAAGTTGACGATGTCCTCGTAGCGCTTGGGCGGGTTCTCCGCCGTCTTGATGGTGCCGTCGGGCCGGTGGAGGAACCACTCGGGGTGTTCCTTCACGTAGGGGTGGTCCGGCGAGCACTGGTAGGCCAGGTCCATGGCGATCTCGATGC contains:
- the treS gene encoding maltose alpha-D-glucosyltransferase yields the protein MTQTDPLWFKKAVIYELHIRAFHDSNGDGHGDIPGLIEKLPYLQDLGVTCLWLLPHYPSPLRDDGYDIADFYAVHPDYGTLADFQRLIDEAHKRDIRIISELVVNHTSDQHAWFQEARRDPKSPKRDYYVWSDTDDKYKGARIIFLDTERSNWTWDPVAKQYFWHRFFSHQPDLNYDNPEVQEAMLDVMRFWLNMGVDGFRCDAVPYLFEREGTNCENLPETHAFLKKLRKTIDSEYPDKMLLAEANQWPADVRVYFGEGDEFHMGFHFPVMPRLFMAVRREDRTPIVEILQQTPDIPENCQWAIFLRNHDELTLEMVTDEDRDYMYREYATDPRMRINLGIRRRLAPLMDNGRRRIELMHSLLFTLPGTPVMYYGDEIGMGDNIYLGDRNGVRTPMQWTSDRNAGFSRADGARLFAPVIADPVYGYQSINVEAQERTRSSLLSWVKRVIRVRQRYPAFAMGQLRWINPDNRKVLAFMREHEGQSILIVCNLSRFAQPAVLDLRDWEGQVPVELMGETPFPMISSLPYQLTLGPYMFLWFRLEKPAPGRGMP
- a CDS encoding alpha-1,4-glucan--maltose-1-phosphate maltosyltransferase — protein: MSERIGSTVIENVRPQLDAGRWAVKRVEGESLVVQADIFKEGHDVLVAVVRWRQSAPKPQATEWAEVPMVAKGNDLWEASLPLLSNGRYEYTVEAWPDFFATWVSELKRKVDAGRDVKSELLEGAAMLRGHAERAEKAGAPEHAQRFLEAAKLFDAGMNHRAIAAAMDPTLLQTASAYADRSVSTRHDRVLEVFVDREKARYGSWYEFFPRSAVRDGRTHGTFKDAEKWLPYVRDLGFDVIYLPPVHPIGLKARKGKNNSLTAGPDDVGSPWAIGGPEGGHKAIHPQLGTLEDFARFVKEANAHGIEIAMDLAYQCSPDHPYVKEHPEWFLHRPDGTIKTAENPPKRYEDIVNFDWLGPARDTLWPELKSVVMHWVNLGVRIFRVDNPHTKPMQFWAWMIREVQTERPDIIFLAEAFTRPKVMKALAKLGFQQSYTYFTWRNFKQEMEEYLEEITRPPVSDYMRGNLWPNTPDILPEFLQRSGPAGFRLRAAMAATLSSVWGMYCGYEFCDGTPVAPGKEEYLDSEKYQLKAWNPDEPGNIRDYISRLNGIRQRHRAFQLYDNLRFFPSENEQVMAYLKRTPDGSSQVLVAVSFDPYNAQDSVLHVPLEELGIAPDETYQVHELMTDTRGLWQGPTAHVRLTPEQPASIWAIYRFRRSEQAFDYYE